A stretch of Besnoitia besnoiti strain Bb-Ger1 chromosome III, whole genome shotgun sequence DNA encodes these proteins:
- a CDS encoding SAG-related sequence (encoded by transcript BESB_050040), with translation MSQQKSVFQLLCGFNILYATDGLQGSSVCPAETKNLAECKAAGADTTGTPKPVEIEALLSGTSLEIVWEKQKVDENISRTLTIPQQFFPDVDEEFVVGCLNSGANTAACQVTLTLAAKATFVEGKKVFCAHGESSNPTVQSMTVSEVDNNFTLVCGDKGQIVQTDYEESYCSPSEGKEAVTKFGGDYKTILPSYEQAWWSGDDGKSFTLTVPKEKVPRGEATFMIQCQKKSKKAEAKEITSENRKLSACSVHVTIQGTGPPSSSFASLSVYSAGHRLVLWVNGLLATVQDLSSLA, from the coding sequence ATGTCTCAGCAGAAATCTGTCTTCCAGCTACTCTGTGGATTCAACATCCTGTACGCAACTGACGGTCTGCAGGGTTCGAGTGTTTGCCCTGCAGAGACAAAGAACCTGGCGGAATGcaaggccgcaggcgctgacACTACCGGCACACCAAAACCGGTGGAAATTGAGGCGCTTCTCTCCGGAACCTCTCTCGAGATTGTTTGGGAGAAACAAAAGGTAGATGAAAACATCAGCAGGACCTTAACGATTCCCCAACAGTTTTTCCCGGATGTTGACGAGGAATTCGTGGTCGGCTGCCTGAACTCAGGTGCGAACACGGCTGCTTGCCAAGTCACACTCACACTTGCAGCAAAGGCAACCTTTGTCGAGGGGAAAAAAGTATTCTGTGCCCACGGCGAATCGAGCAACCCCACTGTCCAATCCATGACAGTCAGCGAGGTCGACAACAACTTCACCCTCGTGTGCGGAGACAAGGGACAAATTGTGCAGACAGACTACGAGGAGTCCTACTGCTCCCCAAGTGAGGGAAAGGAGGCCGTCACAAAATTTGGAGGCGACTATAAAACAATTCTGCCGTCATACGAACAGGCGTGGTGGAGTGGTGACGACGGCAAGTCGTTCACACTGACGGTGCCGAAAGAGAAGGTCCCcaggggcgaggcgacgtTCATGATTCAATGCCAAAAGAAATCCAAGAAAGCAGAGGCCAAGGAAATCACATCAGAAAACAGGAAGCTGAGTGCGTGCAGCGTGCATGTCACGATCCAGGGCACTGGACCGCCAAGCTCGTCgtttgcttctctctccgtaTACTCGGCTGGTCACCGGCTTGTGCTTTGGGTGAATGGTCTACTGGCTACAGTACAGGATCTTTCCAGTTTGGCATAA
- a CDS encoding SAG-related sequence (encoded by transcript BESB_050050), whose translation MELDSDRRAPISISKGRLRITVFAAVVTLLQGPLPSVTPALASLEEEKFKCTDIPSGTSCTCQAEGSAPAPTLKRTLAQHANKLQLLCQQPLRYAPDDLTSSKVCRDNTSELTECTDAPKAPIEVKSLLSGSPPVVQWEGGSNANGTPKSLTIPDGNFPFVDERFIVGCLNDGRDKTECQVTVKIAAKLSTTEAQTVTCAYGAQSNPTHQAVTITPALNSFTLVCGEKGEIVQKTFLQTYCPVSKGNTPATSCTGKYYNILPAYNDGWWSGDKTKSFTLTIPKDKFPEDAVTMMVQCQRSGATPAAKAGPQYAATDASICSVEVVIEGSKQASSATPGRQPTQTRMFALLLGVTGIPPILRHEF comes from the coding sequence ATGGAACTAGACTCTGACCGAAGAGCGCCGATCTCCATTTCGAAGGGACGGTTGAGGATAACTGTCTTCGCAGCGGTGGTTACGCTGCTGCAGGGGCCTCTCCCCTCCGTGACACCAGCTCTGGCAAGTCTTGAGGAGGAAAAGTTCAAGTGCACTGATATCCCAAGCGGAACCTCGTGCACCTGCCAAGCAGAAGGGAGCGCACCCGCTCCGACACTTAAAAGAACACTCGCTCAGCATGCAAATAAGCTTCAGCTGCTCTGCCAACAGCCTTTGCGCTACGCTCCGGACGACCTGACGAGTTCCAAGGTCTGTCGGGACAACACCAGTGAGCTCACAGAGTGCACGGATGCGCCTAAGGCTCCCATCGAGGTGAAGTCTCTCCTTTCCGGATCCCCCCCTGTCGTGCAATGGGAGGGTGGCTCTAACGCCAATGGCACGCCCAAGTCTCTAACTATCCCCGACGGCAATTTTCCCTTTGTGGACGAGAGGTTTATTGTGGGGTGCCTCAACGATGGCAGGGACAAGACGGAGTGCCAAGTGACAGTAAAGATTGCAGCCAAGCTTAGCACGACAGAGGCACAGACAGTTACATGTGCTTACGGCGCTCAGAGCAACCCGACGCATCAGGCTGTCACAATCACCCCGGCTCTCAACAGCTTCACCCTAGTGTGTGGAGAAAAAGGGGAGATAGTGCAGAAGACTTTTCTGCAAACATATTGTCCGGTGAGCAAAGGGAACACTCCTGCCACGTCCTGCACCGGAAAGTACTACAACATCCTTCCTGCATACAATGATGGGTGGTGGAGTGGGGACAAGACCAAGTCATTCACACTTACGATTCCGAAAGATAAGTTTCCGGAAGACGCGGTGACGATGATGGTCCAGTGCCAGCGGTCGGGAGCGACACCAGCGGCTAAGGCAGGGCCCCAATACGCAGCAACAGACGCGAGTATCTGTAGTGTTGAAGTGGTGATTGAAGGCTCCAAGCAAGCGAGTTCAGCGACCCCCGGCCGGCAGCCAACTCAGACGCGTATGTTCGCCTTGTTGTTGGGAGTCACAGGGATACCCCCTATATTGCGCCACGAGTTCTAG
- a CDS encoding SAG-related sequence (encoded by transcript BESB_050060): protein MASPSNVQCSVAPLRGLCQSLPGGQYQRRQSTYSFKAVTVMLVAVSATLLQPSSISFEAAAAAEVQKSKCADSEGGVQCSCSKEDPSKDLVALSTTITDKRSEMELICNDSLQHSPRELKSTFVCPATTTDLLDCETSEPTATLDINSLLAASAAKVTWNEKAVENNPPTTRTLSIPKERFPYVDEKFVVGCTGEAVERQKKTKCTVTVTVAARATVTENQKVTCAYGSGSNTKHQAAALSPSNNSFTILCGDKGEIVQTNYKLKFCPVSDTKGAVTDCSEDYKTVLPGYEEGWWTGDNARGFTFTVPKDKFPRNEAKFMIQCQKSSNARGNGKAEPDAEAPSVCSVDVTVEGSGQESLSPASSSVGSTGLLLLIGALPHRESQVPQGFILTLLQPPSCDRVSRIVPDCASPRGPEHSRRLCYESHRCSDTVSDQAGGTRWNYAASTFEKGQRITTCTCEATDGSKPILDGRQFGDLERA, encoded by the exons ATGGCGTCTCCTTCGAATGTGCAGTGCTCAGTCGCCCCGCTGCGGGGCCTGTGCCAGAGTTTGCCTGGAGGACAGTACCAACGACGGCAGTCAACTTATTCTTTCAAAGCGGTTACAGTAATGCTAGTTGCAGTCAGTGCTACCTTACTCCAGCCTTCTTCGATTTCCTTtgaggcagcagctgccgcagaagTGCAGAAGTCGAAATGCGCGGATAGCGAAGGGGGCGTGCAGTGCAGCTGCTCGAAGGAAGATCCGTCAAAGGATCTGGTGGCGCTGTCTACGACCATTACTGACAAGAGGAGTGAGATGGAGCTGATCTGCAACGATAGCTTGCAGCATTCGCCAAGGGAGCTGAAAAGCACCTTCGTTTGCCCGGCAACGACCACCGATCTTCTCGACTGCGAGACAAGCGAGCCCACCGCAACCCTTGATATTAACAGTTTGctggctgcgtctgctgccaaGGTAACTTGGAACGAGAAGGCGGTCGAGAACAACCCACCCACCACTCGGACTTTGAGCATTCCGAAGGAGAGATTCCCTTACGTGGACGAAAAATTCGTTGTTGGCTGCACTGGAGAAGCCGTCGAGCGCCAAAAGAAGACGAAATGTACTGTGACGGTGACTGTCGCCGCCAGAGCGACAGTCACGGAAAATCAGAAAGTCACGTGCGCCTACGGCTCCGGGAGTAATACAAAACAtcaggccgccgccctcagcCCGTCAAACAACAGCTTTACCATCTTGTGTGGAGACAAAGGCGAGATTGTGCAGACCAACTACAAGCTGAAGTTCTGCCCCGTAAGCGACACAAAGGGTGCCGTCACCGACTGCAGCGAAGACTATAAGACAGTTCTTCCAGGATACGAAGAAGGCTGGTGGACTGGTGACAATGCCAGGGGTTTTACGTTCACGGTTCCGAAGGACAAGTTTCCGCGGAACGAGGCGAAATTTATGATCCAATGTCAGAAGAGCAGTAATGCTCGTGGTAACGGGAAAGCTGAaccagacgcggaggcgcccagTGTGTGTAGTGTTGACGTGACGGTAGAAGGCAGTGGACAGGAGAGCTTAtcgcctgcctcttcctccgtgGGTTCCACGGGTCTGCTGCTCTTGATTGGAG CGCTCCCACATAGAGAGTCCCAAGTGCCACAGGGTTTTATCCTCACGCTCCTGCAGCCTCCAAGCTGCGATCGCGTTTCTCGCATTGTACCGGACTGCGCTTCGCCGAGAGGTCCAGAGCACTCAAGGCGCTTGTGCTACGAGAGCCATCGATGTTCTGACACCGTCTCGGATCAGGCAGGGGGGACCAGGTGGAACTATG CAGCGTCCACCTTCGAGAAGGGTCAGCGTATCACGACCTGTACGTGCGAAGCGACGGACGGCAGCAAGCCGATCCTTGACGGCAGACAATTCGGAGACCTTGAGCGGGCTTAA
- a CDS encoding SAG-related sequence (encoded by transcript BESB_050070): MAKLYRRTTWTPSAPLAREARLLPRHAAESTKIFSPGTRKGGGQTRRRGEFSLTILEDKFPENGAKLMVQCQKKTEETPAKPNVKDAEELSVCSAVVTVEGTASASASALTFASGRLSLVAGVALPLALRFIC; this comes from the coding sequence ATGGCGAAATTGTACCGGCGAACTACGTGGACGCCTTCTGCCCCCTTAGCGAGGGAAGCACGACTGTTGCCACGCCATGCAGCGGAGAGTACAAAGATATTCTCCCCGGGTACGAGAAAGGGTGGAGGTCAGACAAGACGAAGAGGGGAGTTCTCGCTCACCATTCTTGAAGACAAGTTCCCTGAGAACGGGGCGAAGCTCATGGTGCAGTGTCAGAAGAAGACTGAGGAAACTCCGGCGAAGCCAAACGTcaaagacgcagaagagctGAGTGTGTGCAGCGCTGTTGTGACGGTTGAGGGAACAGCGTCCGCtagcgcctctgcgctgacGTTTGCGTCTGGCAGGCTCTCATTGGTTGCGGgcgtcgctcttcctctGGCCCTGAGGTTCATCTGCTGA
- a CDS encoding SAG-related sequence (encoded by transcript BESB_050080), producing MNVNTLLVLSSATVGWADREADGEQAKALTIKKENLPYVDGSFRVGCMDQSANETKCTVDVKVAARASATEGQKAICAYGRESNAKKQEVTLSSARNSFTLVCGDKGEIVQASYKVAHCPVGKGEEALENCKEDYKTILPDYQEGWWTEENNKSITMKIPEDKFPEQDGSFMVPCQKAKNSDDKERPNALQDGSVCTVDVRILGVGKPSSSFPSPAVATGVSVFVIGAELLALAAPAGANCNSGATHSDAGHCAVIL from the coding sequence ATGAACGTTAACACGCTCCTGGTTCTGTCATCCGCGACTGTGGGTTgggcagacagagaggccgaTGGTGAACAGGCAAAGGCCTTAACCATCAAGAAAGAAAACCTGCCCTATGTCGACGGCAGCTTCCGTGTCGGATGCATGGACCAGAGTGCAAACGAGACAAAGTGCACGGTTGATGTGAAAGTCGCCGCCAGGGCTTCTGCGACAGAAGGACAGAAGGCCATTTGCGCCTACGGTAGAGAGAGCAACGCCAAGAAGCAGGAAGTCACGCTGAGCTCTGCCCGCAATAGCTTCACTCTCGTGTGCGGAGACAAGGGAGAGATTGTCCAGGCGAGCTACAAAGTCGCCCACTGCCCCGTAGGAAAAGGGGAAGAGGCACTCGAAAACTGCAAGGAGGACTACAAGACCATACTCCCTGATTACCAAGAAGGGTGGTGGACTGAGGAGAATAACAAGTCGATCACTATGAAGATTCCAGAAGACAAATTCCCGGAGCAAGACGGGAGCTTCATGGTTCCGTGTCAGAAGGCAAAAAACAGCGATGATAAGGAGAGGCCCAATGCTCTGCAGGACGGGAGTGTGTGTACCGTGGATGTGCGGATTTTAGGAGTTGGAAAACCAAGCTCATCTTTCCCTTCGCCAGCCGTTGCAACTGGGGTGTCGGTTTTTGTGATTGGGGCTGAGTTGCTTGCGCTTGCTGCCCCTGCTGGAGCAAATTGCAATTCAGGAGCCACTCATTCTGATGCCGGCCATTGTGCTGTCATTCTCTAA
- a CDS encoding SAG-related sequence (encoded by transcript BESB_050090), producing MNLLPTARWCACNPSGFSREVCRAGHRKMWQRAHAAQSVLTLSVLLSVFFHAVFLDTLPALAELKETRSRCEEGTNMTKCSCQVEANQTTATLRTTMSQQKAVFHLLCESSMQYAPDKLEGSTVCPAETRSLLECKTEGNSRAAVDPAGTTKPVEIQTFLSEADPKVSWETPEAGENNTRTLSIPQQLFPYVDGEFVVGCLDSSNNKATCQVTVALAARESATEGHKALCAYGEASNKKHQSITLSPANNSFALVCGDKGEIVQKDYKSSYCPVGDGMEAATTCKGDYKTILPEYEQAWWGGDDGKSFTLTIPKEKFPENEATLMIQCQKKSDKLGSKSGTPGTSKPSVCTVHVTIEGTGKASSSPPSASLGATGLCVLLVLAGATSAGSGYI from the coding sequence ATGAATCTCCTGCCAACTGCGCGCTGGTGTGCCTGCAACCCGTCGGGTTTTTCTAGGGAGGTATGCCGCGCTGGACACCGAAAAATGTGGCAAAGGGCGCACGCGGCTCAATCCGTGTTGACTCTCTCTGTGCTcctctctgttttcttccATGCCGTGTTTCTCGACACACTCCCAGCTTTAGCGGAACTCAAGGAAACGAGGTCCCGTTGTGAGGAAGGGACAAACATGACCAAGTGCAGCTGTCAGGTCGAAGCAAATCAAACGACAGCAACGCTTCGAACAACGATGTCGCAGCAGAAAGCTGTCTTCCACCTGCTATGCGAAAGCAGCATGCAATATGCTCCGGATAAGTTAGAGGGTTCGACTGTCTGCCCCGCCGAGACGAGGAGCCTCCTTGAGTGCAAAACCGAAGGCAATAGTCGAGCCGCCGTTGACCCTGCCGGTACTACAAAACCGGTTGAAATTCAAACTTTCCTCTCCGAAGCCGATCCCAAAGTATCCTGGGAGACACCAGAAGCAGGCGAAAACAACACAAGGACGTTATCGATCCCTCAACAGTTATTCCCGTATGTCGACGGGGAATTCGTTGTCGGATGCCTTGACTCGAGCAATAACAAGGCTACCTGCCAAGTTACGGTCGCACTCGCAGCAAGAGAGTCTGCTACAGAAGGGCACAAAGCCCTCTGCGCATACGGCGAAGCGAGCAACAAGAAACACCAATCAATCACGCTCAGTCCTGCAAACAATAGCTTCGCTCTCGTGTGCGGAGACAAGGGAGAAATTGTGCAGAAGGACTACAAGAGTTCTTACTGCCCCGTCGGCGATGGAATGGAGGCCGCTACCACTTGCAAAGGCGACTACAAGACCATTCTTCCAGAGTATGAACAGGCATGGTGGGGCGGTGACGACGGCAAGTCGTTCACGCTGACGATTCCGAAAGAGAAATTTCCGGAGAACGAGGCGACGCTCATGATTCAATGCCAAAAAAAGTCCGACAAGCTCGGCTCGAAGAGCGGAACACCAGGGACCTCCAAGCCGAGCGTGTGCACCGTGCATGTCACGATCGAGGGAACTGGAAAAGCGAGCTCCTcaccgccttctgcgtctcttggCGCGACTGGCCTATGCGTTTTGCTCGTGCTGGCAGGCGCTACGTCTGCAGGTTCGGGCTACATCTAA
- a CDS encoding SAG-related sequence (encoded by transcript BESB_050100), whose protein sequence is MRISSSQNSFTLLCRDKGQIVQTNYQKSFCPVSDAKGTGTNCNTDCTTTLPGYKRGWWTGDRKKGFTFTVPKDDFPQNEANFMVECQKGSTRLLLLIGGAGLVASALGSVLSV, encoded by the exons ATGAGGATCTCATCCTCCCAAAACAGCTTTACCCTCTTGTGTAGAGACAAAGGCCAGATCGTGCAGACGAACTACCAGAAGTCGTTCTGCCCCGTGAGCGATGCGAAGGGGACAGGGACAAACTGCAACACCGACTGCACGACTACTCTCCCAGGCTACAAAAGAGGCTGGTGGACTGGTGACCGGAAAAAGGGTTTCACGTTCACGGTTCCGAAGGACGACTTTCCGCAGAACGAGGCGAATTTCATGGTTGAGTGTCAGAAGG GATCCACGCGTCTTCTGCTCTTGATTGGAGGCGCAGGATTGGTGGCTTCTGCATTGGGCTCTGTCCTGAGCGTGTGA
- a CDS encoding SAG-related sequence (encoded by transcript BESB_050110): MAQLPPATRRSPALFSAHRHTKEQKSRGSRRFLLTSMLLLVGLFTLSSSTPADSIDAVAAKATSACVKAAGVTECTCEEGETGKTMEADLSQDANKLQIMCKGELKGSPKELEGEAVCPASTNKKCKCDDVPKSRGEDETTCIKIGDLLSANAGAVSWRAVSVQNSKEKPKLLTIPTDSFALVDEGFVVGCVDQLNTDTKCKVTVTLKARATVMDNRKVICAYGAESNGEHKAITLSPSQNSFTLVCGEKGEIVPANYVDAFCPLSEGSTTVATPCGGDYKTILAGYETAWWSDKPEGSFSFTIPKDKFPESGAKLMFQCQKKSDDSQQKPKAEVAKGPSVCSVDVTIEGRGPPSSAVSASVSGMLHLLLLFYQVLSRE, translated from the coding sequence ATGGCGCAactgccgccggcgacccGGCGATCCCCGGCGCTCTTCTCAGCGCACCGGCACACGAAGGAACAGAAGTCTCGCGGATCGCGCCGGTTTTTGTTAACAAGCATGCTTCTTCTGGTTGGTCTCTTCACGTTGTCGTCTAGCACACCAGCCGACTCGATTGATGCTGTCGCGGCGAAAGCGACCTCTGCCTGTGTGAAGGCTGCCGGTGTCACGGAGTGTACCTGCGAAGAGGGTGAGACAGGCAAGACCATGGAAGCAGATCTTTCGCAAGATGCAAACAAGCTGCAAATTATGTGTAAAGGCGAGCTGAAGGGCTCGCCTAAGGAGCTGGAAGGGGAGGCAGTGTGTCCTGCGAGCACCAACAAAAAATGTAAATGCGATGATGTACCTAaaagccgcggcgaggacgaaacAACGTGCATCAAAATTGGAGACCTCTTATCCGCGAACGCAGGAGCTGTTTCGTGGAGGGCGGTTTCGGTTCAGAATTCTAAAGAGAAACCCAAACTCTTGACCATTCCGACGGATAGTTTTGCCCTTGTCGACGAGGGCTTCGTCGTGGGATGTGTAGATCAACTCAACACCGATACGAAGTGTAAGGTGACGGTGACGCTGAAGGCCAGAGCAACCGTCATGGACAATCGGAAAGTTATATGCGCCTATGGTGCGGAGAGCAACGGCGAACACAAGGCCATCACGCTCAGCCCGTCGCAGAACAGCTTTACTCTGgtctgcggcgagaagggcgaaaTTGTACCGGCGAACTACGTGGACGCCTTCTGCCCCCTTAGCGAGGGAAGCACGACTGTTGCCACCCCATGCGGTGGAGACTACAAAACTATTCTCGCGGGATACGAGACTGCCTGGTGGTCAGACAAGCCGGAAGGTTCCTTCTCATTTACCATCCCCAAGGACAAATTCCCTGAGAGCGGGGCGAAGCTGATGTTTCAGTGTCAGAAAAAATCCGATGATAGTCAGCAGAAACCCAAGGCGGAAGTTGCAAAAGGGCCGAGTGTGTGTAGCGTTGACGTCACGATTGAGGGCAGAGGGCCACCCAGTTCAGCTGTGTCGGCGTCCGTGTCAGGCATGCTCCACTTACTCTTGCTTTTCTATCAGGTGTTATCGCGTGAGTAA
- a CDS encoding SAG-related sequence (encoded by transcript BESB_050120) has protein sequence MKPFSRTRTSRLRLSVRASQRSVQQKIYSSLAVGIVATLVFACAAVLPHYTSFATPVAETKKSACTPDENRTICACVKENGSTEGLLATVSGKSNVLQISCDTNQTYAPSGLRGSKVCPAKAESLTTCIAGDKSSIDIASLLVNAPPELGWKPTTDQRGAEQPKILTIPEGTFPFTDEKFIVGCLNGERERSNTACHVTVKISARPTKTENQHVTCAYGAESNKNHQSITLSPSQNSFTLACGDKGEIVQTDYQERFCAVSGDKKAVTACTGDYKAILPSYERGWWAESSDQKQTFTLTIPEDKFPENEAKLMVQCQAASEAIATKGDAGTLEGPTVCSVDVTIQGAGPASSASAIESTDGTDMLLLLVGAGIFAH, from the coding sequence ATGAAGCCATTCTCGCGAACTCGTACCTCTCGATTGCGACTATCGGTTCGAGCGTCCCAAAGATCGGTACAACAGAAAATTTACTCATCTTTGGCAGTTGGCATCGTGGCAACGTTGGttttcgcctgcgcggcagTGCTGCCTCACTATACATCGTTCGCAACACCAGTGGCAGAGACCAAGAAGTCAGCATGTACTCCGGATGAGAATCGGACAATATGTGCCTGCGTGAAAGAAAACGGAAGCACAGAAGGTTTGCTTGCAACAGTTTCCGGGAAGTCCAACGTTCTCCAGATTTCGTGCGACACTAACCAGACTTACGCGCCGAGTGGGCTGAGAGGGTCGAAGGTTTGTCCAGCAAAAGCAGAGAGCCTCACAACGTGCATCGCCGGCGACAAGAGCTCCATCGATATTGCAAGTCTTCTGGTAAACGCCCCGCCAGAACTGGGGTGGAAGCCCACCACAGACCAAAGAGGTGCCGAACAGCCAAAGATTCTAACTATTCCGGAAGGCACTTTCCCATTCACTGACGAGAAGTTCATCGTAGGTTGCCTAAACGGTGAACGTGAACGTTCCAATACCGCGTGCCACGTGACAGTAAAGATCTCCGCAAGACCTACAAAGACCGAGAACCAGCACGTCACGTGTGCGtacggcgcagagagcaacAAGAATCACCAATCCATCACGCTCAGTCCTTCACAGAACTCTTTCacgctcgcctgcggagatAAGGGAGAGATCGTCCAAACGGACTACCAGGAACGATTCTGCGCTGTAAGTGGGGACAAAAAAGCTGTCACAGCCTGCACTGGAGATTACAAGGCGATTCTCCCCTCCTATGAGAGGGGCTGGTGGGCAGAGTCCAGTGACCAGAAACAGACTTTCACGCTGACGATTCCTGAGGACAAATTCCCAGAGAACGAGGCGAAGTTGATGGTCCAGTGTCAGGCCGCGTCCGAAGCGATCGCGACCAAGGGAGACGCAGGAACATTGGAGGGTCCGACTGTGTGCAGCGTTGACGTTACGATTCAGGGCGCGGGCCCCGCCAGTTCGGCGTCTGCTATTGAATCGACGGACGGCACAGACATGTTGCTCCTTCTCGTGGGAGCTGGTATCTTCGCTCACTGA